From Lawsonia intracellularis PHE/MN1-00, the proteins below share one genomic window:
- the fbp gene encoding class 1 fructose-bisphosphatase: MSSEVTVTEHLLLQQQRAPQATGHFTSLFHDLILSAKIISRSVNKAGLLDVLGGTGDINIQGEKVQKLDEFADKVLLYRMERSGVLCAMASEEHAELIKVSAAFPRGDYILIFDPLDGSSNIDVNINVGTIFSILRRKPGKTGDVELDEVLQPGSEQIAAGYFLYGTSTMLVYTAGQGVHGFTLDPSVGEFLLSHTDIKIPDEGFIYSVNEGYWDYWDTPTREAVMYFKQPSSKEKVRSARYVGSLVADFHRTLLYGGVFMYPSDNRKGKMHGKLRYLCEASPLAFVAENAGGAATDGLYRTLDYVPLSLHNRVPLVIGSKKDVEAVANIYAKYK; this comes from the coding sequence TCTCCTTTTGCAGCAGCAGAGGGCTCCTCAAGCAACAGGACATTTTACATCTTTATTTCATGACTTAATTTTATCAGCTAAAATTATTTCTCGAAGTGTAAATAAAGCAGGATTACTTGATGTACTTGGGGGGACAGGTGATATTAATATACAGGGAGAGAAAGTACAAAAGTTAGATGAATTTGCAGATAAAGTCCTTCTGTATAGAATGGAACGCTCAGGTGTCTTATGTGCTATGGCTTCTGAGGAACACGCAGAGTTGATCAAAGTTTCAGCTGCATTCCCTCGTGGTGATTATATCCTTATATTTGATCCTTTAGATGGCTCTTCTAACATTGATGTAAATATTAATGTTGGGACTATTTTTTCTATATTACGTCGTAAGCCTGGTAAAACTGGAGATGTTGAACTTGATGAAGTATTACAGCCAGGTTCAGAACAAATTGCTGCTGGATATTTTTTATATGGTACATCAACAATGCTTGTTTATACTGCTGGACAAGGTGTTCATGGATTTACATTAGATCCTAGTGTTGGTGAATTTTTACTTTCACATACTGATATTAAAATACCAGACGAAGGTTTTATATATTCAGTAAACGAAGGTTATTGGGATTATTGGGATACACCCACTCGTGAAGCTGTAATGTATTTTAAGCAGCCATCTTCTAAAGAAAAAGTACGATCAGCAAGATATGTTGGCTCTTTAGTCGCAGATTTTCATAGAACGCTTCTTTATGGTGGAGTCTTCATGTATCCATCTGATAATCGTAAGGGGAAAATGCATGGAAAGCTACGCTATTTATGTGAAGCTTCACCACTTGCTTTTGTAGCTGAAAATGCTGGAGGTGCTGCAACTGATGGCCTTTATAGAACTTTGGATTATGTACCATTAAGTTTACATAACCGAGTTCCACTAGTCATAGGATCTAAGAAAGATGTTGAGGCTGTTGCTAACATCTATGCAAAGTATAAGTAA
- the trxA gene encoding thioredoxin, producing MAAQVTDTNFDTIVLKSNKPVLVDFWAPWCGPCRAIGPIIDEIALEYASDIHVVKLNVDENTITPGQYGIKAIPTLILFKNGEVVEQLTGAVSKTSIITMLKEKALS from the coding sequence ATGGCTGCCCAAGTTACAGATACAAATTTTGATACTATTGTTTTAAAATCTAATAAACCAGTGTTAGTAGATTTTTGGGCTCCTTGGTGTGGGCCATGTCGTGCTATTGGTCCTATTATAGACGAAATAGCTCTTGAGTATGCAAGTGATATACATGTAGTAAAGTTGAATGTAGATGAAAATACGATAACACCTGGGCAGTATGGTATTAAAGCTATTCCTACACTTATTCTCTTTAAAAATGGTGAAGTGGTAGAGCAACTTACAGGAGCTGTCTCTAAAACAAGTATTATTACTATGCTTAAAGAAAAGGCGTTATCATGA
- a CDS encoding NAD(P)/FAD-dependent oxidoreductase — translation MKQYDSIVVGGGPAGLTAALYLCRSGLSVALIEMLAPGGQLLKTEEVTNYPGFPLGIKGWELADFFSAHLDGYTLTRYNDNVTSFIHTPGENKLTVGEKDIIGKSIIICTGASPKMLGLQRESELRGRGVSYCALCDGNFFRDQVVAVVGGGNTALEEALYLSRIVKKLYLIHRRDKFRANKHYQDKIMATTNKIKLILDSRITMLHGESELEALEVENVKTQVISKIEVSGLFIFIGYEPKSDFLPSELALDASGFVLTDSEMRTNLPGVFAAGDIRSKQCRQVVTAVGDGATAATAAFSYIEQLDV, via the coding sequence ATGAAGCAATACGACAGTATTGTCGTAGGTGGTGGACCTGCAGGTTTAACTGCTGCATTATATTTATGTCGTTCAGGATTATCTGTAGCACTAATAGAAATGCTTGCCCCAGGAGGTCAACTTCTGAAAACAGAAGAGGTTACAAATTATCCCGGATTCCCTTTAGGTATTAAAGGTTGGGAGTTAGCTGACTTTTTTTCAGCACATCTCGACGGATATACACTTACTCGTTATAATGATAATGTAACTTCTTTTATTCATACTCCAGGTGAAAATAAGCTTACAGTCGGTGAAAAAGACATTATTGGGAAAAGTATTATTATTTGTACAGGTGCTTCCCCTAAAATGTTAGGGTTGCAGAGAGAAAGCGAGCTTAGAGGTCGAGGTGTTTCATATTGTGCATTATGTGATGGAAACTTTTTTCGTGATCAGGTTGTAGCCGTTGTTGGTGGAGGAAATACAGCCCTTGAAGAAGCGTTATATCTTTCTCGTATTGTAAAAAAATTGTATTTAATACATCGTCGTGATAAATTTCGTGCAAATAAACATTATCAAGATAAAATAATGGCTACTACTAATAAAATAAAGCTTATTTTAGATAGCCGTATCACTATGCTTCATGGTGAAAGTGAGCTTGAAGCTCTTGAAGTTGAAAATGTTAAAACACAAGTGATATCAAAGATTGAAGTAAGTGGTTTATTTATCTTTATTGGTTATGAGCCAAAAAGTGATTTTTTACCTTCAGAACTTGCTTTAGACGCAAGTGGTTTTGTTTTAACAGATAGTGAGATGAGAACAAATTTACCAGGTGTTTTTGCTGCTGGTGACATACGTTCAAAGCAATGTCGTCAAGTGGTTACAGCTGTTGGTGATGGAGCAACAGCAGCAACAGCAGCCTTTAGCTATATTGAACAATTGGATGTTTAA
- the nadB gene encoding L-aspartate oxidase has product MNQHRYYSQVLIIGGGIAGVTTALVLADAGFEITLIVPSKELDGGNSQLAQGGIVFHSQDDNKQLENDILNAGHQHNYLKAVRFLCKKGPEVVHRLLIERIGIPFEIDKQKGTWSVTREGGHSSARIIHCADHTGKSIMEGLLKEIQKTSNIQILTHRTAIDLITTHHHAKLKEYRYNPENQCLGAYVFNEQTNEVETLLADWTVLATGGIGQIYLHTTNTEASIGSGIAMAHRASVKLTDLEYIQFHPTALYSCNKTQKFLITEALRGEGAKLTNTQGKAFMKKYDTRAELAPRDIVARAIMEELLHTGEQCVYLDLSNVSHDITKRFPTIYNYCYQQGLSIKNSPIPVVPAAHYFCGGILTDTQGQTSLSRLFAVGECSCTGVHGANRLASTSLLEGLLWGYSTGLHISRKKNKKNFLSTRIINAIPNWECTGNEKNDDPALITQDWTSIRHIMWNYVGICRTGSRLKRAFEELRDLSRHLHDFYKNTPISKPIIDLFHGSQTAYIITQKALLNTKSIGCHYRIN; this is encoded by the coding sequence ATGAATCAACACCGATATTACTCTCAAGTACTTATTATTGGTGGTGGCATTGCTGGAGTAACTACAGCACTTGTCTTAGCAGATGCAGGATTTGAAATCACACTTATTGTTCCTAGTAAAGAACTTGATGGTGGTAATTCTCAGCTTGCTCAAGGAGGTATTGTTTTCCATTCACAAGATGATAACAAACAGCTTGAAAATGATATCCTCAATGCAGGCCATCAACATAACTATTTAAAAGCTGTACGTTTCCTTTGTAAAAAAGGACCAGAAGTAGTTCATCGTCTATTAATAGAACGTATAGGTATTCCATTTGAAATCGATAAACAGAAAGGAACATGGAGTGTTACTCGTGAAGGAGGACATAGCTCTGCTCGGATTATTCATTGTGCTGATCATACAGGAAAATCTATTATGGAAGGTCTTCTAAAAGAAATACAAAAAACTTCTAATATTCAAATCCTTACTCATAGAACAGCTATAGACCTTATTACAACACATCATCATGCAAAACTGAAAGAATATCGTTATAATCCTGAGAATCAGTGTTTAGGAGCATATGTTTTTAACGAACAGACAAATGAAGTAGAAACACTACTTGCAGATTGGACAGTATTAGCAACAGGAGGAATAGGACAAATATATCTTCATACTACAAATACAGAGGCTTCTATAGGCTCTGGTATTGCTATGGCGCATCGTGCAAGTGTTAAACTCACTGACTTAGAATATATACAATTTCACCCTACTGCTTTATATAGTTGTAATAAAACACAAAAATTTTTAATTACTGAAGCATTACGTGGTGAAGGTGCAAAGCTTACGAATACACAAGGTAAAGCATTTATGAAAAAATATGATACACGTGCTGAACTTGCACCTCGTGATATCGTTGCCAGAGCAATTATGGAAGAATTATTACATACTGGAGAACAATGTGTATACCTAGATCTTTCAAACGTATCACATGATATTACCAAACGTTTTCCTACTATCTATAATTATTGTTATCAACAAGGTCTTTCAATAAAAAATTCTCCTATCCCTGTTGTTCCTGCAGCCCATTATTTTTGTGGCGGGATTCTTACTGATACCCAAGGACAAACCTCTCTTTCAAGATTGTTTGCTGTTGGAGAATGTAGTTGTACAGGTGTACATGGAGCTAATCGCCTTGCAAGTACTTCATTACTTGAAGGGTTACTATGGGGTTATAGCACAGGATTACATATTTCCCGAAAAAAAAATAAAAAGAACTTTTTATCTACACGTATTATCAATGCTATTCCAAATTGGGAGTGTACAGGTAATGAAAAAAATGATGATCCAGCACTTATTACACAAGACTGGACTTCTATACGACACATTATGTGGAATTATGTAGGAATTTGCCGAACAGGTAGTCGACTCAAGAGAGCTTTTGAAGAACTTAGGGATCTTTCAAGACATCTTCATGATTTTTATAAAAATACTCCTATTTCAAAACCAATTATAGATCTCTTTCATGGTAGTCAAACTGCTTATATTATAACCCAAAAAGCACTTCTCAACACAAAAAGTATAGGTTGTCACTACCGTATAAATTAA
- a CDS encoding HAD family hydrolase has translation MSYNNSLFNQVKNIFPQGIVGIIFDCDGVIIDSKSINVGYFNKILQELGYPNMTKEEADYVQMASVQDAMNFLIAHEDREKLKEVTQRFSYKNEVLPHLKIEPGLMNLLHWLKSRGIQLGINTNRVSKGINDVLLSLDLNGFFDPIITSDLFPAKPDPEGLLTILEIWNTEPSKVAFIGDSLTDEGAARAASIPLIAYCNTSLSASIHIEKFSDLYDALQGLYQ, from the coding sequence ATGTCATATAATAACTCGTTATTTAACCAAGTAAAAAATATATTTCCTCAGGGTATAGTAGGAATTATTTTTGACTGTGATGGTGTTATTATTGATTCTAAAAGTATTAATGTAGGTTATTTTAATAAAATACTTCAAGAGCTTGGTTATCCTAATATGACAAAAGAAGAAGCAGATTATGTGCAGATGGCTTCTGTGCAAGATGCTATGAACTTTCTTATTGCACATGAAGATAGAGAAAAACTAAAAGAAGTAACACAACGTTTTTCTTATAAAAATGAAGTATTACCGCACCTTAAGATAGAGCCAGGATTGATGAATTTATTACATTGGTTAAAAAGTAGAGGAATACAACTTGGTATTAATACAAATCGAGTTTCCAAAGGAATAAATGATGTGCTACTTTCATTAGATTTAAATGGATTTTTTGATCCTATTATAACATCTGATCTTTTTCCTGCAAAACCAGATCCTGAAGGACTTCTAACAATACTAGAAATATGGAATACTGAACCTTCTAAAGTAGCTTTTATTGGAGATAGTTTAACTGATGAAGGAGCAGCTCGTGCTGCTTCTATACCATTAATAGCTTATTGCAATACATCTCTTTCTGCATCAATACATATTGAGAAATTTTCAGACTTATATGATGCCCTTCAAGGTCTTTATCAATAA
- the tsaD gene encoding tRNA (adenosine(37)-N6)-threonylcarbamoyltransferase complex transferase subunit TsaD yields the protein MLCLGIETSCDETAVALVENGKCIGSILGTQAPLHALFGGVVPELASREHYRCLGPLYDKLMEDAKVTLADLDVIAVTRGPGLLGALLVGLAFAKGLALASGKTLIGINHLHAHLLVAAIEEPIEYPALGLLVSGGHTHIYKIDAPDIFILLARTLDDAAGEACDKFAKMLGLPYPGGVIIDKLAQQGIPDPYLFPRPYIHNSELDFSFSGLKTSAAMYLKQYPQLIEEGQRYCSNNSKVAIKEELYNVCSSYLLAISETLYIKMERALQKYTNEIKTIIVAGGLAANSFVRQAMHNLAINYNKKILLPEQKLCTDNAVMIAYYGELLAEKGYCHRLDLSAIPRGQHIPDDMVKV from the coding sequence ATGTTATGTCTTGGAATTGAAACATCTTGTGATGAGACTGCTGTTGCCCTTGTTGAAAATGGAAAATGTATAGGTTCTATCTTAGGAACACAAGCACCTTTACATGCTCTATTTGGTGGCGTTGTTCCTGAGCTTGCATCTCGAGAGCATTATAGGTGCCTTGGACCATTATATGATAAACTTATGGAAGATGCGAAGGTTACCTTAGCTGACTTAGACGTTATTGCTGTAACACGTGGACCAGGTTTATTGGGAGCACTACTTGTTGGGTTAGCTTTTGCAAAAGGTCTAGCATTAGCATCTGGTAAGACTTTAATAGGTATTAATCATCTACATGCTCATCTCCTTGTGGCAGCTATTGAGGAACCTATAGAGTATCCAGCATTAGGACTCCTTGTTTCTGGAGGTCATACACACATTTATAAAATAGATGCTCCAGATATTTTTATTCTTTTGGCAAGAACATTGGACGATGCTGCTGGTGAAGCCTGTGATAAGTTTGCAAAAATGTTAGGGCTACCTTATCCTGGTGGAGTTATTATTGATAAATTAGCTCAACAAGGAATCCCAGATCCATATTTGTTTCCTCGACCATATATACATAATTCAGAACTAGATTTCAGCTTTAGTGGTCTTAAGACGTCTGCTGCAATGTATCTAAAGCAATATCCTCAACTTATTGAAGAAGGTCAACGTTATTGTTCAAATAATAGTAAAGTAGCCATTAAAGAAGAGCTTTATAATGTTTGTTCCTCCTATTTACTTGCGATTTCTGAAACACTATATATAAAGATGGAAAGAGCACTTCAAAAATATACTAATGAGATAAAAACTATTATTGTTGCTGGAGGGTTAGCTGCAAATTCTTTTGTCCGTCAAGCTATGCATAATCTTGCTATCAATTATAATAAAAAAATATTGTTACCTGAACAAAAGCTTTGTACAGATAATGCAGTAATGATAGCTTATTATGGAGAGTTATTAGCAGAGAAAGGATATTGTCATAGATTAGATCTTTCTGCTATTCCAAGAGGACAACATATTCCAGATGACATGGTGAAAGTATAA
- a CDS encoding twin-arginine translocase TatA/TatE family subunit, whose product MYGIGMQELLVILVIAVIIFGAKKLPEIGGGLGKAIRNFKRSSSEPDEIDITPTTNKTDKVDNDN is encoded by the coding sequence ATGTATGGTATTGGCATGCAAGAGCTCTTAGTAATTCTTGTCATAGCAGTTATTATCTTTGGCGCTAAAAAACTCCCTGAGATTGGGGGAGGGCTAGGAAAAGCTATACGCAACTTTAAACGTTCAAGTTCTGAACCTGATGAAATTGATATCACCCCTACGACTAATAAAACTGATAAAGTTGATAATGATAACTAG
- a CDS encoding YggT family protein yields the protein MFVFGNILLGIARVLDIILSLYFWIVIIAVLLTWVRPDPYNNIVRMFYALTEPVFYKVRKFLPFTLVGGLDLSPIVVLIIIQLLQTIVVRSLFQYAGMLEG from the coding sequence ATGTTTGTTTTTGGAAATATTTTATTAGGTATTGCAAGGGTTCTTGATATTATTCTTTCTTTGTACTTTTGGATTGTCATTATAGCTGTATTATTAACATGGGTAAGACCTGATCCATATAATAATATTGTTCGTATGTTTTATGCCCTTACAGAGCCAGTTTTTTATAAAGTTAGAAAATTTCTTCCTTTTACACTTGTTGGTGGGTTAGACTTATCTCCTATTGTTGTCTTGATTATTATACAGTTATTACAAACAATTGTAGTTCGATCATTATTTCAGTATGCAGGGATGCTAGAAGGATAA
- a CDS encoding outer membrane protein assembly factor BamD, translating to MYIRYVVLVIMLVYLPGCGIIDYFAVPRPEQTAQELYENAKDAMEEKHYAQAAEYYEKLKDNYPLSPYTVEAERALGDALFFDEKYAEAVEAYKEFETLHPRHPDIPYVLYQIGMSNLKTFISIDRPTTSIQEAYEYFQRVQETFPDSPYAEAAVNEMKACRLIMVEHELYIANVFWNMGKYGPAWKRYTFILENFSDVPSVSEYTKERSLAAYFLYRKQESQAEREQIHGSWKRLFNWL from the coding sequence ATGTATATTCGTTATGTAGTATTAGTTATAATGTTAGTTTATCTTCCTGGTTGTGGTATAATTGATTATTTTGCAGTACCTAGGCCTGAACAAACAGCACAAGAACTTTATGAAAATGCAAAAGATGCAATGGAAGAAAAACATTATGCACAAGCAGCAGAGTATTATGAAAAATTAAAAGATAATTATCCACTTAGTCCATATACAGTTGAAGCAGAGCGTGCACTTGGTGATGCTCTTTTTTTTGATGAAAAGTACGCTGAAGCTGTAGAAGCTTATAAAGAATTTGAGACGCTTCATCCTCGTCATCCAGATATTCCATATGTCTTATATCAAATTGGAATGTCAAATTTAAAAACTTTTATTTCTATTGATAGGCCAACAACGTCTATACAAGAAGCTTATGAGTATTTTCAAAGAGTTCAGGAAACTTTCCCTGATTCTCCCTATGCTGAAGCTGCTGTAAATGAAATGAAAGCTTGTCGATTGATTATGGTAGAACATGAACTTTATATTGCTAATGTATTTTGGAATATGGGTAAGTATGGTCCAGCATGGAAGAGATATACCTTTATTTTAGAAAACTTTTCTGATGTTCCTAGTGTGTCTGAGTATACAAAAGAAAGATCGTTAGCAGCATATTTTTTATACAGGAAACAAGAGTCACAAGCTGAAAGAGAACAAATTCATGGTAGTTGGAAAAGGTTATTTAATTGGTTGTAA